In Papaver somniferum cultivar HN1 chromosome 9, ASM357369v1, whole genome shotgun sequence, the genomic stretch AATCACTGCAGAATAGTGCATATGTTGGGAATAGTTTCAAAGTTTTTGTTGAAGTTGATGCAGCTTGTAGACCAATGAAGAAAAATTTGCTTCTCGTGTAGGGGAACTTATACGAGCGCATTGCCCAATACGTTATGAAGATTGGAGGATTGTCCCGGAAAACTTTAAGGAGGATGTGTGGAATGGCTTAATGGTATGTAACCGTCTGTtttaggttaacaagtttttttAAATACATTTCTTCTTGACTCTTGAGTTTCATTTTGGTGTAAATTTCTTACTTAGAGCGAGTTTAAGTTTAATGCTCCTTCGCACTTGGTACGCCCGAACCTCGAAGTAACCTTTTCACAGAAGTTCAGAACATTCAAATACCAGCTTCGGCAGAATTATTTCAAGATATCCAGAGGTAAAGCACAAATTGAAGCATCTATTCAAGCTGGTTTGGATCCAAATGCGTGGAAAAGCAAAGAGGAGATTCTAGAAACGTTCTGATGGGGGTTACTCCAAGTAATTGGACCGTTTTCTTTGAGAATGAGTTCAAAGAAGGAGTCAAAGAAAGCCATCAAAAGAAATCAGAGAACAAAAAGAAATGCACAATCCCTCATACTCTTGGGAGGCGTACCTATGCGAACAAATGTGATCTCCTTGTATCTTGTATACACTCCTCAATTATAttagtttttttgaaattatattttttttatggttATACAACAAATATGGATTCAAATGAGCAGGCAGAAGAGGATGGGATGGTTACAGAGGATCGCGAATACACTTGGATGAAGGGTCGTGAAAAATGCGATGAAACTGTTCATCTATCAGCAGTTGAAAAAtatgtaggtatatcaagaattAAAGCATGTCAAACTTTTACTTAAACTTTCCTAACCGTTACTGGGAACACATATTGTGCAGGAACAAGTCAAAGCTGCCTATGAGAAGCGGAAAGAGGGAGGAACTGACTgctcatatgattttgattctgaTGGTTTAGTTGATGTCTTTGGCCAAAATAAGGGTAAAAGGTCTTTACGTGTCTTTTCCTCCAGCGTTTCTGCGAAGCGTGCTAAGCAAGCATTCCTGACTGCTTCTCTTCGCGATTCTACAGTTAACAAATGCAACTCCCCTGTCATCAGACTGAAAAAGGTAAACCCAACTCTTGCAATTTATGATAGTAACCATGTTTCTTTGGTTGTCATTGTTGCCTTATCTTTTATATCACTGTCTAAGATCAACGTGTTAGGAAAATTTGTACTTCAATTATTGCAACTGTATACTTCCATATCAAATTTGTACTTCAATAATTGCAACCTTGTAACTCTCATAGGCTTGTTTTAGTACAATCAGTGAAATACTTCAATAATTGCAACCCTGTAACTCTCATAGGGCTTGTTTTAGTACAATCAATAAAAATTGTGATGTTGGTGCGTGTGAAACTGAAACTTCAAATGGAACGGCATACAATTTTTATAGGTTGGTAGTCTCTCCCATGTAACATCTTGGCTACTTTGACTAGAaatcttttattatttttccattAACATTTGGCACAATTCAGTTCATCctctgttttgttttgttttgttttgtttttttttgatctgTTTTGTATGATCCTAAAAGCTAACTTACCCATGATTACTAGTTAGCCTTTTCTCAGTATTTGTAATCAGGTTAACTTTTAGGATTCTAAGAAATGGTTAATGATAACACACAATATATATGACGACTTTGTATTTTTCTTGTTGAAGCATTTATGATTTTACGTTGATTGTGTACTATTGCATTACAGGTCATGGCACAAAATATATCCAGTGTCCATCCGACAAGCGAAGAAACAATCTTGGATGATTCTTGTACCCCCAACTCTGAGTTCCCTCTCCAGAAAATCATGCTTTTACCAGGAATTTAGATACCATGTCAGAGCCACAACCTTTCGACAATTCTGGTTTTGAAGAGTCTTCATATCAGAGTGTGAATTTGTTGGACATGAATGGAAAAATAGTTGCAGCTGGATATGTGGCAACCGGTTTGGAAGGTGAAGTCTGTCACCACAGAATTGTCCAAAAAAAACGAGACGAAAGTTCGCATAGAACGCGTCTACGATGATTCTGCACAAATTTGGGACCCTCCTCAAAGTGATGACTTCTATAAGCTATCTTCTTATGTTGCTGGTGGTTGGATAATATGGCATAAGAAGCGTCTGCTATTTACAAATTAAACTTTGTGTACCTTGTTACAGATCAGTACTACTAGGTAGAGTTTATGTTTTAATTTATGATAGTTTCTATTGTTTAGTGTTTTAAGAGTGTATTGGGGATATCCAGTGGATGTTGAAATATATTTCTTTTTACTAATTTAATTTCTATATCTATTAAAAAGTTTGGGTACCATTTTTTTGGATTATGCACATCTAACAATGGGGTGAGTTGGGGAAAGTGGGTGTATGAATCCGAAACAGGGtgggaaaataaaaatgaattttcttTTCGTAATTACTGTTTAAATTATTACACTTATATATGTCATATAATTAACATACTTTTTAgtgtgattttaattaattaaagtCACACTTATTAGTGTGACCTCTAATgtgtaacaaaagaaaaacaccatATTTATGACACTAATAAGTGTGATAATAAATCAAATGTCACACTTATTTGTGTAacaagatttctgatttggtgtaATGGCGCCGAATAAGGCATGTAACTGAATTTGGGTTAGCTTTACTATATCATGCTCATATGCCGAAACACTTCTGGTCTGATGCTTTTACAACTGCCTGTTATTTAATACACATGTTACCAAAATCTTCTTCCATATCAGAAGCACCATTAGAGTTACTTTTCCGCAAAAAGCCAGATTATAAGTTCTTAAGAGTTTTTGGATGTTTAGCATTTCCCTGTCTTCGTCAGTACAATTCCACCAAATTAGAACCTAGGTCCCTTCCATGTGTTTTCATCGGCTACAGTAATGCACACAAAGGGTATGTGTGTTTACATAGGGAGACAAACCGGGTTTACATATCTCGCCATGTACGGTTCGAAGAAAGCTCGTTTCCTTTTCAGTCTCCTCAGCGGAACCATCCAGTGCTATGTCCAGGTAACATTCCATCTAGTACCAATATATTTTTATCACCTCCATTTGGTCGATGTCCGTTATCAAACAGGATGACTATTGTTGTTTCTCCGTCAAGTGCTTCTCCAACAACTTCACCAGTACATAGTCCATCACCAGCAACTTCTTCGTCAGCTATCTTACCTGTGCATAACACCACTGCAACTTCTGTCAGTTCAAACTCAGATGTTGCAGCATCACAATCTGGTGAAGTTTCGTCGGATAACCAACAGACGACAGCTACTTCTGGTGATCTACAATCCGTTCCATCTGCTACCGAAGCGGCACAGAGTGCGCCTGTGACACACTCCATCAGGACGCGTTCTAAAGCTGGTATATTAAAACCAATTCAAAAGTTGTGTTTGACAGCTACCAAACATCCTCTACCTGAACCAGATTTCATGGAACCAACCTGCTTTACAATGGCAAACAAAATTCCAAAATGGATACATGCAATGGATGTACAAATTAATGCTCTCATCCGTAATGGTACGTACTCTTTGGTGAAACATGAGAAAGGCATGAATGTAGTTGGCTCGAAATGGGTCTATCGTGTGAAGCAAAATCCAGACGGAACTGTAGAACGCTGTAAAGCCCGCTTGGTTTCTAAGGGATATAATCAGCAGGAAGGCATTGATTTTAACAAGACATTCCCACCTGTTATAAAGTCCTGCACCATACGTTTGGTTTTATCTATTACTGTGATGAATCAGTGGGCCATTAAGCAGCTCGATGTGGAAAATGCCTTCTTAAATGGAGAGCTCCAGGAAGATGTATACATGCAGCAACCACAGGGATACGTAGATAAGGATTTTCCGAACCATGTGTGAAAATTGCACAAGTCCCTATATGGCTCGAAGCAGGCGCCTAGGGCGTGGTACTCAAAGCTGTGTAGTCATTTAATTTAGTTGGGATTTAAAGGTTCTATTGCGGATagttctctttttatcaaaaaatcttCTGACTCAATTTTGTATGTCCTGGTGTACGTAGATGACATCATAGTCACCGGCTCACGGCCAGCTGAGATAACACAACTTATCGTTGATCCTGGAGATGCCTTTGACCTAAAAGACTTGGGAGATTTGTCTTTCTTCTTAGGAGTTGAAGTACTCAGGGATGACAAGGAATTAATTCTCTCTCAGCGTAAGTATATTGCTGATCTTCTCCGACGGACAAAATTGGACGGTTCAAAACCAGTCAATACACCATTAGTTGCTAATGCAAAGATCCAGAAACAGGGTACAAAAAAATTTGACGATGCAACTCTGTATCGAAATGTGGTAGGTGCACTTCAGTATCTGCATCTAACAAGGCCTGATATTTCCGTGGCAGTGAATAAGGTATGTCAGTATATGCACGACCCGTATGATGAGCATTGGGAACTTGTGAAGAGAATACTGCGCTACCTCAAAAGCATCATCGACCTTGGTCTCCATTTGCGACCTTCTAAGGATTTTTCACTGCAAGCCTACTCCGATGCAAACTGGGCTGGAAGTTTGGATGACCGTCGTTCCACTAGCGGATATTGTATCTATTATGGTGGAAATTTAATATCGTGGAGCGCTAGAAAGAAAAAGACAGTGTCGAAGTCCAGTACCGAGGCAAAATACAGGGGTGTAGCCATTGCAACTTCGGAGATTATCTGGATTCAATCACTGCTTAAGGAGCTTGGTGTTTCTGTTTCAACACCTATTCTATGGTGTGAAAATTTGGGTGCGTTTTACTTGACGGCTAATCCTGTGTTCCATGCTCGCACAAAGCACATCGAAATAGACTATCACTTTGTCCGCGAACGTGTTGCAGATAAGCTACTGCTGGTCAAGTTTATTAGTTCCAGGGATCAGTTGGCAGACATATTTACTAAAGGCCTTGCAGCACCAAGGTTTCAACTCATCCGTAACAAGTTGCACATTCGCCAGCtccagtacaacttgagggggaATGTTAAGATAACCAACAACATTGGTTCTCAAAAGAGTCAGTCGTCTGACCGAGTTATTAGGCAGAGTCTCTAGGCTATGATTACGTTTTTGATAAGTCTTTTAAATTTGTTAAAACTGTATAACAAATCTGTAACCATCTTGAATACTTTTCAAGTATAAATAATATCTCTGCCTCCACTGCAAAACTGTGGAAGTATTCACCAAAATATCTTTTCTAACtcgtaaaaaaagaaaagaaaacgccGCTGCCATTTGCTTGCTCGGATCTAGTCTGATTGGACTAGCTCCGAGCAGGATTTcaattgtttttcatcttcaatcacTGTAGTTTAAGTTGTTTAATCATGAAATgtctgggttttaaaaaaaagagGTCAAGTAGACAGGGATGATTGAAGTTCTCTCTCCCTTTGTCTCACTAGAATTCCCTGGATCGAAGATGTTGTACCCTGCCAATCTTACCTCATTTTAGTTCCCACCTTACTACATCTTCACCAGTGAAATCCTTAATTAATTTTCATCAACCAAAGCCAATAGAAGCACACTTAATCTCAACCTAAACGAAATCTCTATCAACCACTTCCTTATACACCCCATCTCACATCCTTTAAACACTCTCATACATCCCCTATCACAAATCTCTCACATAAATTCTTAACCAACAAAGGTGTTGGTTTCTGATGATGATCTGGCTTTCGATCTTCAGTTCTTAATCAGCAATGATGCTGGTTTCTGTTGATCGCAAAATCAAGTGGCGGTGCTGCAATGGTTAGAGGTGGTGCAAAGGGTAAATGGAGGCTTTGGAAAAGTATGatttaattagggttttcatTTGTCTCGTCCTTCTACCTTAATGGGGTTTTTGGGCTTCGATAAGGTTGTCttttgtgaaaactacagggagacccattctacaTATTTTCTACACCGTGAAACCCACGGGCGGAAAATTTCACGCACGCACCCAATTTTCGtgagaaaatttctcccaaacccaGAATTTATAAAATTTAGTTTCTTCGTATCttatcttcttcacgggaatttcttcttcaattatttttcttttcttcctccc encodes the following:
- the LOC113310031 gene encoding uncharacterized protein LOC113310031 isoform X2, which produces MGVTPSNWTVFFENEFKEGVKESHQKKSENKKKCTIPHTLGRRTYANKCDLLVSCIHSSIILVFLKLYFFYGYTTNMDSNEQAEEDGMVTEDREYTWMKGREKCDETVHLSAVEKYEQVKAAYEKRKEGGTDCSYDFDSDGLVDVFGQNKVNKCNSPVIRLKKVMAQNISSVHPTSEETILDDSCTPNSEFPLQKIMLLPGI
- the LOC113310031 gene encoding uncharacterized protein LOC113310031 isoform X1 — encoded protein: MGVTPSNWTVFFENEFKEGVKESHQKKSENKKKCTIPHTLGRRTYANKCDLLVSCIHSSIILVFLKLYFFYGYTTNMDSNEQAEEDGMVTEDREYTWMKGREKCDETVHLSAVEKYEQVKAAYEKRKEGGTDCSYDFDSDGLVDVFGQNKGKRSLRVFSSSVSAKRAKQAFLTASLRDSTVNKCNSPVIRLKKVMAQNISSVHPTSEETILDDSCTPNSEFPLQKIMLLPGI
- the LOC113310031 gene encoding uncharacterized protein LOC113310031 isoform X4 → MSSKKESKKAIKRNQRTKRNAQSLILLGGVPMRTNAEEDGMVTEDREYTWMKGREKCDETVHLSAVEKYEQVKAAYEKRKEGGTDCSYDFDSDGLVDVFGQNKGKRSLRVFSSSVSAKRAKQAFLTASLRDSTVNKCNSPVIRLKKVMAQNISSVHPTSEETILDDSCTPNSEFPLQKIMLLPGI
- the LOC113310031 gene encoding uncharacterized protein LOC113310031 isoform X3, with amino-acid sequence MSSKKESKKAIKRNQRTKRNAQSLILLGGVPMRTNVISLYLAEEDGMVTEDREYTWMKGREKCDETVHLSAVEKYEQVKAAYEKRKEGGTDCSYDFDSDGLVDVFGQNKGKRSLRVFSSSVSAKRAKQAFLTASLRDSTVNKCNSPVIRLKKVMAQNISSVHPTSEETILDDSCTPNSEFPLQKIMLLPGI